One genomic region from Natrinema caseinilyticum encodes:
- a CDS encoding nicotinamide-nucleotide adenylyltransferase, which translates to MTRGFYIGRFQPFHNGHLSMVEQIAEDVDELVLGIGSADDSHTGRNPFTAGERIMMITKSLVDYDLVTYAVPIEDLERNSVWVSHIQSMSPDFDVAYSNNPLVIQLFREADIEIRQSPMFNRDVLEGTEVRERMINGGDWQSLVPEAVVEVVEEMNGIERIQMVSDTDSNGH; encoded by the coding sequence ATGACGCGGGGGTTCTATATCGGCCGCTTTCAGCCCTTTCACAACGGCCACCTGAGCATGGTCGAGCAGATCGCCGAGGACGTCGACGAACTCGTCCTGGGAATCGGGAGCGCCGACGACTCGCACACCGGGCGCAATCCGTTTACCGCGGGCGAACGGATCATGATGATCACGAAATCGCTCGTCGACTACGATCTCGTAACGTACGCGGTCCCGATCGAGGACCTGGAGCGGAACTCGGTCTGGGTGAGCCACATCCAGAGTATGAGTCCCGACTTCGACGTCGCGTACTCGAACAACCCGCTGGTCATCCAGCTCTTTCGGGAGGCCGATATCGAGATCCGCCAGTCGCCGATGTTCAACCGGGACGTCTTGGAGGGAACCGAGGTCCGCGAGCGGATGATCAACGGCGGCGACTGGCAGTCGCTGGTTCCCGAAGCGGTCGTCGAGGTCGTCGAGGAGATGAACGGCATCGAGCGCATTCAGATGGTGAGCGACACGGATTCGAACGGCCACTGA
- a CDS encoding HalOD1 output domain-containing protein encodes MPGTTPRDNLTPIGSTADRTVYYDGDRGTYHAWCDDDAYEPVSMALVTTVSSVLGVEPEDLEALWECVDPDALNALFIHWRGDESRVGDGSISFPFSQCAVTVRSSGELVIDPSPRSTRRDGDGD; translated from the coding sequence ATGCCCGGAACCACTCCGCGAGATAACCTGACGCCGATCGGTTCCACGGCCGATCGAACGGTCTACTACGACGGGGATCGGGGGACCTATCACGCGTGGTGCGACGACGACGCGTACGAGCCGGTGAGTATGGCCCTGGTCACGACCGTCTCGTCAGTTCTCGGGGTCGAACCCGAGGATCTCGAGGCGCTGTGGGAGTGCGTCGACCCGGACGCGTTGAACGCGCTCTTTATTCACTGGCGAGGCGACGAGTCGCGCGTCGGCGACGGTTCGATTTCGTTTCCGTTCTCCCAGTGTGCGGTGACCGTCCGCTCGAGCGGCGAACTCGTGATCGATCCGTCGCCTCGATCCACACGACGGGACGGGGACGGGGACTGA
- the purH gene encoding bifunctional phosphoribosylaminoimidazolecarboxamide formyltransferase/IMP cyclohydrolase: MTRIAGMAGNRGRNLLNIADREPGGAEFAVVLTNAADAPVLEAAAERGIPTEVVPLEDGMSRRDHEAAVLEALSDYEFDLVCLDGYMRILSETFLDEAPTTLNVHPSLLPSFPGMDAWGDALEAGVSVTGCTVHVVTDATDEDGAVVEADVDAGPIVTQEPIPVYEGDDEETLKERVLYEGEFRAYTRAVKWFAEGALDVDPETGEVTVEADAPSAPDAEGLPARRFTSSDRADTLRYGENPHQDAAVYANFTCDEASVVHADQLNEGAKALSYNNYNDADGALNLIKEFDEPAAAVIKHTNPAGCATADSLSAAYEKALSTDPMSAFGGIVALNRPCDADTAEQIVDSFKEVVVAPGYTDDALAVLFEKENLRVLDVGDLGERTERFTEKPLVGGRLVQERDLQSISVDDLEVVTEREPTDEELETMVFAWQTLKHVKSNGILFAQGTETVGIGMGQVSRVDAVRLAAIKADEHAEGKDAEGAVMASDAFFPFPDGIDEAAKAGIGAVVQPGGSVNDEDVIEAADEHGMAMAFTGQRSFRHD; this comes from the coding sequence ATGACGCGAATCGCCGGGATGGCCGGCAACCGAGGGCGCAACCTGTTGAATATCGCCGACCGCGAACCGGGCGGAGCCGAGTTCGCCGTCGTCCTGACGAACGCGGCGGACGCGCCGGTGCTCGAGGCCGCCGCCGAGCGCGGGATCCCCACCGAAGTCGTCCCCCTCGAGGACGGGATGAGCCGTCGCGACCACGAGGCGGCCGTTCTCGAGGCGCTGTCGGACTACGAGTTCGACCTGGTCTGTCTGGACGGGTACATGCGGATCCTCTCCGAGACGTTCCTCGACGAGGCTCCGACCACGCTGAACGTCCATCCGTCGCTGCTGCCGTCGTTTCCCGGCATGGACGCCTGGGGCGACGCGCTCGAGGCCGGCGTCTCGGTGACGGGCTGTACGGTTCACGTCGTGACGGACGCGACAGACGAGGACGGCGCGGTCGTCGAGGCGGACGTCGACGCCGGGCCGATCGTCACCCAGGAGCCGATTCCGGTGTACGAGGGCGACGACGAGGAAACCCTCAAAGAGCGCGTCCTCTACGAGGGCGAGTTTCGAGCGTACACCCGGGCCGTGAAGTGGTTCGCCGAGGGGGCGCTGGACGTGGATCCGGAAACCGGCGAGGTGACCGTCGAAGCGGATGCGCCGAGCGCGCCGGACGCCGAGGGGCTGCCCGCGCGTCGATTCACCTCGAGCGACCGCGCTGATACCCTCCGCTACGGGGAAAACCCGCATCAGGACGCCGCGGTCTACGCCAATTTCACCTGCGACGAGGCCAGCGTCGTCCACGCCGACCAGTTGAACGAGGGCGCGAAGGCGCTGTCGTACAACAACTACAACGACGCCGACGGCGCGTTGAATCTCATCAAGGAGTTCGACGAACCCGCGGCGGCGGTCATCAAGCACACCAACCCCGCCGGCTGTGCGACCGCCGACTCGCTGTCCGCGGCCTACGAGAAGGCGCTCTCGACGGACCCCATGAGCGCCTTCGGCGGCATCGTCGCCCTGAATCGGCCGTGCGATGCCGATACCGCCGAACAGATCGTCGACTCGTTCAAGGAGGTCGTGGTCGCACCCGGCTACACCGACGACGCGCTCGCGGTGCTCTTCGAAAAAGAAAATCTCCGCGTACTCGACGTTGGTGACCTCGGGGAGCGCACCGAACGCTTCACCGAGAAACCGCTCGTCGGCGGACGACTGGTTCAAGAGCGCGATCTGCAGTCGATCTCGGTCGACGACCTCGAGGTCGTCACCGAACGCGAGCCGACCGACGAGGAACTCGAGACGATGGTGTTCGCCTGGCAGACGCTCAAGCACGTGAAGTCGAACGGCATCCTCTTCGCGCAGGGTACGGAGACAGTCGGCATCGGAATGGGGCAGGTCTCTCGCGTCGACGCGGTCAGACTCGCGGCGATAAAAGCCGACGAGCACGCCGAGGGCAAGGATGCAGAGGGCGCAGTCATGGCCTCGGACGCGTTCTTCCCGTTCCCGGACGGTATCGACGAGGCCGCGAAGGCGGGCATCGGAGCCGTCGTCCAGCCGGGCGGTTCGGTCAACGACGAGGACGTGATCGAGGCCGCGGACGAACACGGCATGGCGATGGCGTTTACGGGCCAGCGGAGTTTCAGGCACGATTAG
- a CDS encoding type II toxin-antitoxin system VapC family toxin encodes MGRSIDTPVGPVSVDHFEPARLTHRVFLGPKFLFAFFNPNDELHDASRAIAEFAGEGELPYRQFIVNEHALDEAATRLKKRASLRYAELLFRAVDESGLVRFERVSEGAFEQARERFIEWDTNDASFTDFVIACHMNDLGVDHIATYDSHYQLFDVVTIPHIDLG; translated from the coding sequence ATGGGACGGTCGATCGATACCCCCGTTGGACCAGTTTCCGTCGACCACTTCGAACCGGCACGACTCACACACCGGGTGTTCCTCGGACCCAAGTTCCTGTTCGCGTTTTTCAACCCGAACGATGAACTCCACGACGCATCGCGAGCGATCGCCGAGTTTGCAGGTGAGGGTGAGCTCCCCTATCGGCAGTTCATCGTCAACGAGCATGCCCTCGACGAAGCGGCAACTCGGCTGAAGAAACGTGCGTCGCTTCGATATGCTGAGCTGTTGTTCAGAGCCGTCGATGAAAGTGGACTGGTTCGCTTCGAGCGCGTTTCTGAGGGCGCGTTCGAGCAGGCACGCGAGAGGTTCATCGAGTGGGACACCAACGATGCCTCGTTTACGGACTTCGTCATCGCGTGTCACATGAACGACCTGGGCGTCGATCACATCGCAACGTACGACAGTCACTACCAGCTTTTCGATGTCGTGACGATTCCGCACATCGATCTGGGCTGA
- a CDS encoding glycerate kinase type-2 family protein: MIENRDRLASSAARDVALECIEAGIEAGHPESVVREAVALEGEVLRVAGESYDLGDYDEVVVLGGGNAAAHVAAALEDLLGDRIDGGVIVTDDPAETERVSVREGDHPVPSERGVAGTRDLLERAGAVSDNALVLAAITGGGSALMPAPAGDLSLADLQATTDALLASGADIHEINAVRKHLSALKGGRLARRTAPATVVSLILSDVVGNDLSVVASGPVAPDESTYEDALSVLERYGIDAPDGAAARLERGAAGDIPETPGTDDPAFDRVTNHVVADGMTALRAASDAAADRGYDPLILSSRVRGEARDAATTHVAIAEEGRATETPVSPPAVLLSGGETTVTVRGDGDGGPNQEFATSAALALGGDGRDGTGGENDREITVAAVDTDGIDGATDAAGALVDGTTVADPDAARTALAENDVYPYLEARNALIRTGPTGTNLNDLRVLVVE; the protein is encoded by the coding sequence ATGATCGAGAACCGTGACCGCCTCGCCTCGAGTGCGGCCCGCGACGTGGCACTCGAGTGCATCGAAGCCGGAATCGAGGCGGGGCATCCCGAGAGCGTCGTCCGGGAGGCCGTGGCGCTCGAGGGCGAGGTTCTCCGCGTCGCCGGCGAGTCGTACGACCTCGGCGACTACGACGAGGTGGTGGTCCTCGGTGGCGGCAACGCGGCGGCTCACGTCGCGGCGGCGCTCGAGGACCTGCTGGGCGATCGGATCGACGGCGGCGTGATCGTCACGGACGACCCCGCGGAAACCGAGCGCGTGAGCGTCCGCGAGGGTGACCACCCCGTCCCCAGCGAGCGCGGCGTCGCGGGGACCCGGGACCTCCTCGAGCGAGCGGGCGCGGTGTCCGACAATGCGCTCGTGCTGGCGGCGATCACGGGTGGCGGAAGCGCGCTCATGCCCGCACCCGCTGGAGACCTCTCGCTGGCCGATCTGCAAGCGACCACCGACGCGTTGCTCGCGAGCGGGGCCGACATCCACGAGATCAACGCGGTCCGCAAGCACCTCTCGGCGTTGAAGGGCGGTCGGCTGGCGCGGCGAACCGCGCCCGCGACGGTCGTCTCGCTGATTCTCAGCGACGTCGTCGGAAACGACCTGAGCGTCGTCGCCAGCGGCCCGGTCGCCCCCGACGAGTCGACGTACGAGGACGCGCTCTCGGTCCTCGAGCGCTACGGGATCGACGCGCCCGACGGAGCCGCGGCCCGCCTCGAGCGCGGCGCGGCCGGCGATATTCCGGAGACACCGGGAACCGACGATCCCGCCTTCGATCGCGTCACGAACCACGTCGTCGCAGACGGGATGACCGCGCTCCGGGCTGCCAGCGACGCGGCGGCCGACCGCGGGTACGACCCCCTGATTCTCTCCTCGCGCGTTCGCGGCGAGGCTCGCGACGCGGCCACGACTCACGTCGCGATCGCGGAAGAGGGACGGGCGACGGAGACGCCGGTCTCGCCGCCGGCCGTGCTCCTCTCCGGCGGCGAGACGACGGTGACGGTTCGCGGTGACGGCGACGGCGGGCCGAATCAGGAGTTCGCGACGAGTGCGGCCCTCGCACTCGGTGGCGACGGCCGGGACGGGACGGGCGGCGAAAACGATCGCGAAATTACGGTCGCAGCGGTCGACACGGACGGCATCGACGGTGCGACGGACGCGGCCGGCGCGCTCGTCGACGGAACGACCGTCGCGGATCCCGACGCGGCGCGGACGGCCCTCGCCGAGAACGACGTGTATCCGTATCTCGAGGCGCGAAACGCGCTGATTCGCACCGGACCGACCGGAACCAATCTGAACGACCTGCGGGTGCTGGTCGTCGAGTAG
- a CDS encoding amidohydrolase family protein, with product MLEQEHGFRVVDVATRLPPADGSEDPQRRTITADRLEREMHQAGITRSIVFPPSRPETSYLAPNNGVARRSVDRPFVAFARINGTETPGRNAAGRLRNAVRQRTDHHTTPGDVEKYAYDDRFHGFVIDPGVDEYPADDVLAALEDVDLPVIVRGGVDAPPETLAETLLERSFPVVVGRFGGHPLNRSMMDDMIDLLETYDDCYLETSFVRYREQLERALLEHPDRVFFGSGAPACHPNVAVMEILTLDVSEDLLRRAFSKNACRVIDPLTRTGEP from the coding sequence ATGCTGGAGCAGGAACACGGATTTCGCGTCGTCGACGTCGCGACGCGACTGCCGCCGGCCGACGGCAGTGAGGATCCCCAGAGACGAACGATCACGGCGGATCGGCTCGAGCGGGAGATGCACCAGGCGGGAATCACCAGGTCGATCGTGTTCCCGCCGTCTCGGCCCGAGACGAGCTATCTCGCGCCGAACAACGGCGTCGCGAGGCGCAGCGTCGACCGCCCGTTCGTCGCGTTCGCCCGGATCAACGGAACGGAAACGCCGGGTCGAAACGCAGCGGGACGGCTCCGCAACGCGGTCCGTCAGCGCACGGACCACCACACCACCCCCGGCGACGTCGAGAAGTACGCGTACGACGACCGCTTTCACGGGTTCGTGATCGATCCCGGCGTCGACGAGTATCCCGCCGACGACGTCCTCGCGGCCCTAGAGGACGTCGACCTGCCCGTGATCGTTCGCGGCGGCGTCGACGCCCCGCCCGAGACGCTCGCCGAAACCCTGCTCGAGCGGTCCTTCCCCGTCGTCGTCGGCAGATTCGGCGGGCATCCACTGAACCGATCGATGATGGACGACATGATCGATCTCCTCGAAACGTACGACGACTGCTACCTCGAGACGAGTTTCGTCCGCTACCGCGAGCAACTCGAGCGGGCGCTGCTCGAACACCCCGACCGCGTCTTCTTCGGAAGCGGCGCGCCGGCCTGTCACCCGAACGTCGCGGTCATGGAGATACTCACCCTCGACGTCTCGGAGGACCTCCTCCGACGCGCGTTTTCGAAGAACGCCTGTCGCGTGATCGACCCGCTTACGCGAACCGGCGAGCCCTGA
- a CDS encoding SAM hydrolase/SAM-dependent halogenase family protein, producing MITLASDFGSPYPAAMKGVLLHRTDARLVDVTHDFPRQDVRAAAFWLREVLPYFPPATHLVVVDPGVGTDRNALVLRAGDHALVGPDNGVLLPAARRLAGDEADELEAYVVDEREVDPVAPATTRHWSGGSSEHRSAKSTTFHGRDVFAPVAAAVHDVGGDELSSLACLAPSAVDVDLELPSPSVDDGRATGEVLVVDGFGNVITNVSGDVLAGYDRIAANGDVVPVGDTFGAVPVGDRLATVGSHGLVELDVNRGRGDEAFGLEAGDRVVLEPAEAAGG from the coding sequence ATGATCACACTCGCGTCGGATTTCGGGTCGCCGTACCCGGCCGCGATGAAAGGTGTACTGCTCCATCGTACCGACGCCAGACTGGTCGACGTGACTCACGATTTTCCCCGGCAGGACGTCCGCGCGGCCGCGTTCTGGCTTCGGGAAGTGCTTCCGTACTTTCCACCCGCGACCCATCTCGTCGTCGTGGACCCGGGCGTCGGTACCGACCGAAACGCGCTGGTTCTCCGTGCGGGAGACCACGCGCTCGTCGGGCCAGACAACGGCGTCTTGCTTCCCGCAGCACGGCGACTCGCCGGTGACGAGGCGGACGAGCTCGAGGCGTACGTCGTCGACGAGCGCGAAGTCGATCCCGTTGCCCCCGCGACGACCAGACACTGGAGCGGCGGCTCGAGCGAGCACCGTTCCGCGAAGAGCACCACGTTTCACGGCCGGGACGTGTTCGCGCCTGTCGCCGCGGCGGTCCACGACGTGGGGGGCGACGAGTTGTCGTCGCTCGCGTGTCTCGCGCCGTCCGCAGTCGACGTCGACCTCGAGTTACCGTCGCCGTCGGTCGACGACGGGCGAGCGACCGGCGAAGTACTGGTCGTCGACGGCTTCGGCAACGTCATCACGAACGTTTCGGGAGACGTCCTCGCTGGATACGATCGGATCGCCGCGAACGGCGACGTCGTTCCGGTCGGAGACACCTTCGGCGCCGTCCCAGTCGGCGACCGGCTCGCGACCGTCGGTAGCCACGGCCTCGTCGAACTCGACGTCAATCGAGGGCGCGGCGACGAGGCGTTCGGACTCGAAGCCGGCGATCGGGTCGTCCTCGAGCCAGCCGAAGCGGCCGGCGGGTGA
- the thsA gene encoding thermosome subunit alpha, whose translation MFILSEDSQRTQGRDAQSSNIMAGKAVAESVRTTLGPRGMDKMLVDSGGDVVITNDGATILNKMDIEHPAAQMIVEVADSQEEEVGDGTTTAAVVAGNLLGEAEDLIEQEVHATTIVEGYHEAAEIALDAIADVVNEADVDDEILTQVAESSMTGKGTGGLTAESLAETVVEAIRHVETDDTVARDNVTVHTQIGASSNATELVPGIVVDEEPAHEAMPAEVEDASLAILDVELGVRTGDVDAEYAIDSIDQLNAAIDAEEGELQGYAETIVDSGADVIFTTDDVDDRVATALANEGVLVFENLGDSDARKVASATGARRVGALEDLEDEDFGSADRIHTETYGDDDLAFVEGGAAAETVTVFVRGGTEHVVDELERAIEDALDVVATALVSGEVVPGAGATEIAIADKIRQEAAGIEGRKQLAVTSFADAIDVVPRTLAANTGQDPIDALVDLRAANESEGCAGLITSGDEVTIDDPFEHGVVDPADVKREAIESATEAATMIVRIDDVIAAE comes from the coding sequence ATGTTCATCTTGAGCGAGGACAGTCAGCGAACCCAGGGACGCGACGCCCAATCGTCGAACATCATGGCCGGCAAGGCCGTGGCCGAGTCGGTACGCACGACGCTCGGCCCCCGCGGAATGGACAAGATGCTCGTCGACTCCGGCGGGGACGTCGTCATCACGAACGACGGCGCGACCATCCTCAACAAGATGGACATCGAGCACCCCGCGGCCCAGATGATCGTCGAGGTCGCCGACTCGCAGGAAGAGGAAGTCGGAGACGGAACGACGACGGCCGCCGTCGTCGCGGGCAACCTGCTCGGCGAGGCCGAAGACCTCATCGAACAGGAGGTCCACGCGACGACGATCGTCGAGGGCTACCACGAGGCCGCCGAGATCGCGCTTGACGCGATCGCCGACGTGGTCAACGAAGCCGACGTCGACGACGAGATTCTCACGCAGGTCGCCGAGTCGAGCATGACCGGCAAGGGAACCGGCGGCCTCACGGCCGAATCGCTGGCCGAAACCGTCGTCGAAGCGATCCGTCACGTCGAAACCGACGACACAGTCGCACGCGACAACGTCACCGTCCACACCCAGATCGGTGCCTCGTCGAACGCGACCGAACTCGTCCCCGGTATCGTCGTCGACGAGGAACCCGCCCACGAAGCGATGCCCGCCGAGGTCGAGGACGCGTCGCTCGCGATTCTGGACGTCGAACTCGGCGTTCGCACGGGCGACGTCGACGCGGAGTACGCCATCGATTCGATCGACCAGCTCAACGCCGCTATCGACGCCGAGGAAGGCGAGCTCCAGGGCTACGCCGAGACCATCGTCGACAGCGGGGCTGACGTCATCTTCACGACCGACGACGTCGACGACCGCGTCGCGACCGCGCTCGCCAACGAGGGCGTCCTCGTCTTCGAAAACCTCGGCGACAGCGACGCCCGCAAGGTCGCGTCCGCGACCGGTGCCCGCCGCGTCGGCGCACTCGAGGACTTAGAAGACGAAGACTTCGGCTCGGCGGACCGGATCCACACCGAGACGTACGGTGACGACGACCTCGCGTTCGTCGAGGGCGGCGCTGCCGCGGAGACGGTTACCGTCTTCGTTCGCGGTGGCACCGAACACGTCGTCGACGAACTCGAGCGCGCCATCGAGGACGCACTGGACGTCGTCGCGACGGCGCTCGTGTCGGGCGAGGTCGTTCCCGGTGCCGGCGCGACGGAAATCGCGATCGCCGACAAGATCCGACAGGAAGCCGCCGGTATCGAGGGGCGCAAGCAACTCGCCGTGACCTCGTTCGCCGACGCGATCGACGTGGTTCCCCGCACGCTCGCAGCCAACACGGGCCAGGACCCGATCGACGCGCTCGTCGATCTCCGCGCCGCCAACGAGTCCGAGGGTTGTGCCGGCCTCATCACCAGCGGTGACGAAGTCACCATCGACGATCCGTTCGAGCACGGCGTCGTCGATCCCGCCGACGTCAAGCGCGAAGCCATCGAAAGCGCGACCGAGGCCGCGACGATGATCGTCCGCATCGACGACGTCATCGCCGCCGAGTAA
- a CDS encoding RNA polymerase subunit sigma-70, producing the protein MYEVCGEKELKVILALDPGDSIAGVARKIDENRETIRRVVNRIEEAGYVAYDDGLQLVDQAIRDVGLEFLTASADISPPSISEAYVLPQFAGMEYAFTAIDAVYVWTRGGYQVARDPEDYPLFIAVHESDLDAWTAFFDRFGIPTSEERQPTEDLDGTIQIVLEPRSQIDAEMVDGRSVIPLQETVAFANEYYATFESALDMLGRMYDDVDTDASYRMEPA; encoded by the coding sequence ATGTACGAAGTGTGTGGTGAGAAGGAACTCAAGGTCATCCTCGCGCTCGACCCGGGTGATTCCATCGCGGGCGTCGCGCGGAAAATCGACGAGAACCGGGAGACGATTCGGCGCGTCGTGAACCGTATCGAGGAAGCGGGATACGTCGCGTACGATGACGGCCTCCAGCTCGTCGATCAGGCAATCCGAGACGTCGGTCTCGAGTTCCTGACGGCGTCAGCAGACATCTCGCCACCGTCGATCTCGGAAGCGTACGTCCTCCCGCAGTTTGCGGGTATGGAGTATGCATTCACTGCCATCGATGCGGTCTACGTCTGGACCCGCGGTGGCTACCAGGTTGCTCGCGACCCAGAGGACTATCCGCTATTCATCGCCGTCCACGAATCCGACCTCGACGCCTGGACGGCGTTCTTCGATCGGTTCGGAATCCCGACTTCGGAAGAGCGCCAGCCCACAGAAGATCTCGACGGCACCATCCAGATCGTTCTGGAGCCACGGTCACAAATCGATGCCGAGATGGTCGACGGACGGTCCGTCATCCCACTCCAGGAAACCGTGGCGTTCGCAAACGAGTACTACGCAACCTTCGAGTCGGCACTCGACATGCTCGGACGGATGTACGACGACGTCGACACTGACGCGAGCTACCGCATGGAGCCAGCCTGA
- a CDS encoding nucleotidyltransferase family protein — translation MSQEDRSEALIEVLEELEQSDIGFVLVGGYAISQFETRFSTDLDLVIAPDDYDEVVAFLEARRFERQADLEVPPEETIYNREIELFERTKGLPHPVGVDILVNGLGCRQTEAEWSFDYLRTHSSPTTISGGTRSTTARAADGEVLVAAKLHSGRKADLADILATIPSVDVDMVETHLHRGDATALREQLSDAQAFIEEGGLDHRFKSMFGQSAASAEDIETLLEFLERQQGQLV, via the coding sequence ATGAGTCAAGAAGACCGAAGCGAGGCACTCATCGAAGTGCTCGAAGAACTGGAACAGTCAGATATTGGGTTCGTCCTCGTTGGAGGCTATGCGATCAGTCAATTCGAGACGCGGTTTTCGACCGACCTCGACCTCGTCATCGCCCCAGACGACTACGACGAAGTCGTTGCCTTTCTCGAAGCACGTCGCTTCGAACGACAGGCCGACCTCGAAGTGCCCCCAGAAGAGACCATCTATAATCGCGAAATCGAACTCTTCGAGCGCACCAAAGGGCTGCCCCATCCGGTCGGCGTAGACATCCTCGTTAACGGCCTCGGCTGCCGGCAGACCGAAGCAGAGTGGTCGTTCGACTATCTGCGCACACACAGTTCCCCGACGACGATTTCGGGGGGGACTCGATCGACGACGGCACGAGCAGCTGACGGGGAGGTACTCGTTGCCGCCAAACTCCATAGTGGCCGGAAAGCCGATCTCGCCGATATTCTTGCGACAATTCCCTCGGTCGATGTAGACATGGTCGAGACACATCTGCATCGCGGAGATGCGACTGCCCTTCGGGAACAGCTCAGTGACGCACAAGCGTTCATCGAAGAGGGTGGGCTCGATCATCGTTTCAAGAGTATGTTTGGCCAATCAGCGGCCTCGGCCGAGGATATCGAGACACTCCTCGAGTTCCTCGAGCGGCAACAGGGGCAACTCGTGTGA
- a CDS encoding DUF5518 domain-containing protein, with protein sequence MNGDLDVKSRFADPAWRAAIIGGLAAFPVTTALYAQTGHRIDLTPVFFGGFIAGYLYGDGSMTRSQVAARVGFIGSLPILWMGSDMLVIVSDLASPLWFHLIQIAFAVVFIGCFFAVAGVTAMIGAWVGDWLSDRIGRGRLPTSIS encoded by the coding sequence GTGAACGGCGATCTGGACGTCAAATCCCGGTTCGCGGATCCCGCCTGGAGAGCGGCGATCATCGGCGGGCTGGCTGCGTTTCCCGTTACGACCGCCCTCTACGCGCAGACGGGACACAGGATCGATCTCACGCCGGTATTTTTCGGCGGTTTCATCGCCGGCTATCTGTACGGTGACGGATCGATGACGCGCTCTCAGGTTGCCGCGAGAGTCGGTTTTATCGGTTCGCTCCCGATTCTGTGGATGGGGTCCGACATGCTGGTAATCGTGTCGGATCTCGCTTCCCCGCTCTGGTTTCACCTGATTCAGATCGCGTTCGCGGTGGTATTCATCGGGTGTTTCTTCGCGGTTGCCGGCGTGACCGCGATGATCGGTGCGTGGGTCGGAGACTGGCTGAGCGACCGGATCGGTCGCGGTCGATTACCCACCTCCATTTCCTGA